One genomic segment of Polyangia bacterium includes these proteins:
- a CDS encoding DUF1552 domain-containing protein: protein MISYKFARRSFLRGVGASASLIVPLLRSIEARAAGGAAPLRLLVISHPLGANPDQTKWVPTATKNFTLPFETAPFAPLQKYMCMVDGVNIVTAGGGNDSSGGSGTHEGGTVAVMTGVPTIGIVGPGDHCAGGPSIDQILLDKSAVLGGPKFANPTPFGSLQLGGDIRSDRDDVAPRVLSYLATKQGVSQPDQARSPLFPTVQPLDTYNRIFGGALPTGMTGAQRLAGEESIVSYLNKDLKRMQSLVPASEKDRLGAHANAISQLEASIKQSYGMGAGTSGCVKPAMPPTFANTTTGRTTVDKDCTNGGDYSKVGGVDYYLPNDPSSHPFLDLGQTQLRLIKAAFQCDLVRVATFLWASGTDWVVFPGTFQGASLPGNVAAIPHHPPSHSTDANTQGWLSQVNQFYSTATSQVLQEFATTPDIDGNMLIDNTVIVYVTEVARAYDHDQRNLPVIIFGGKNTGINGGTVVKVTGGSLGTQSGGTGNRPMNDVWLALASVFGVNMTTLGSQNSGHSSSQSGVPQSTGPLPGIIG from the coding sequence GTGATCTCTTACAAGTTCGCTCGCCGGTCATTTCTACGCGGGGTCGGTGCCTCTGCGTCGCTCATCGTCCCGCTCCTCCGCTCCATCGAGGCGCGCGCGGCCGGCGGCGCGGCGCCCCTGCGGCTGCTGGTGATTTCACACCCGCTGGGCGCGAATCCTGACCAGACCAAATGGGTACCGACCGCGACCAAGAACTTCACGCTCCCGTTCGAGACCGCGCCTTTTGCGCCCCTGCAGAAGTACATGTGCATGGTCGACGGGGTGAACATCGTCACCGCGGGCGGCGGCAACGATTCGAGCGGCGGTTCCGGCACGCACGAGGGTGGGACCGTGGCCGTGATGACCGGCGTTCCGACCATCGGAATCGTCGGCCCGGGAGACCATTGCGCCGGCGGACCTTCGATCGATCAAATTCTGCTGGATAAGTCGGCGGTCCTGGGCGGGCCCAAGTTCGCGAACCCGACACCGTTCGGATCCCTGCAGCTCGGCGGCGACATTCGTTCGGATCGCGACGACGTCGCTCCGCGCGTGCTGTCCTACCTGGCCACGAAGCAGGGGGTGAGCCAGCCCGACCAGGCGCGGAGCCCGCTTTTTCCGACCGTGCAGCCGCTGGACACGTACAACCGAATTTTCGGCGGCGCCCTGCCGACGGGCATGACCGGTGCGCAGCGGCTGGCGGGAGAGGAGAGCATCGTCAGCTATCTGAACAAGGACTTGAAGCGCATGCAGTCCCTGGTCCCGGCCAGCGAGAAAGATCGCCTCGGCGCTCACGCGAACGCGATCTCTCAGCTCGAAGCCAGCATCAAGCAGTCCTATGGGATGGGTGCAGGGACCAGCGGCTGCGTCAAGCCGGCCATGCCGCCCACGTTCGCCAACACGACCACTGGTAGAACGACTGTCGACAAGGATTGCACGAATGGCGGCGACTACAGCAAGGTGGGCGGCGTTGACTATTACCTTCCGAACGATCCCAGCAGCCATCCATTTCTGGACCTCGGTCAAACGCAGCTTCGCCTGATCAAGGCCGCGTTCCAGTGTGACCTGGTTCGGGTCGCGACGTTCCTTTGGGCGTCCGGCACCGACTGGGTCGTCTTCCCAGGGACATTCCAGGGCGCGTCGCTGCCCGGCAACGTGGCGGCGATCCCGCACCATCCGCCCAGCCACTCGACCGATGCGAACACGCAAGGATGGCTGAGCCAAGTGAACCAGTTCTATTCCACGGCGACCTCGCAGGTGTTGCAGGAATTCGCCACCACGCCTGACATCGACGGCAACATGCTGATCGATAACACGGTCATCGTATACGTCACCGAGGTCGCCCGGGCCTATGACCACGATCAACGGAACTTGCCTGTCATAATATTCGGCGGCAAGAACACCGGCATCAATGGCGGCACGGTCGTCAAAGTCACCGGAGGGTCGCTGGGAACGCAATCGGGCGGAACGGGAAACCGGCCCATGAACGACGTCTGGTTGGCGCTGGCGTCTGTCTTCGGCGTCAACATGACCACCCTTGGCAGCCAGAACAGTGGTCACTCATCTTCCCAGTCGGGAGTACCTCAGTCCACCGGCCCCTTGCCGGGCATCATCGGTTGA
- a CDS encoding pitrilysin family protein, producing the protein MSLSNNTIAFGKPPYRVGRTLLPNGLRVVAVETPHLHSATVCLYVRAGSRYEERATNGLSHFLEHMLFRGSALYPSSMALNRAIEELGGTLYAETGRDYSLYQIALHPRYIQSGMEILGDLFGAPEFRDIELERKIVVEEILEDLDDRGRNVNVDDQSRKLAWGDHPLGYPITGPLGNVRRFSVADVRKHFRRFYGAANMVLTVAGPVAAKTVYQQSRHAFARVPRGARRKPPLPKAAGPGPRFRTVHNESAQTQVHVLFHALPETDPDYLAMRALVRVLDDGMSTRLHYQICDQKGLAYSVAGTLHSYHDAALLEIDAACAHPKLAALVTEALGMLGKFRDEPVAEDELDKAKRRFVADIEACYDDLDGLSSWFGGTELFGRADTQENRARALARVRPSDIQAVARRVFRPENLSVTVVGALSPTQARKVEKIVRGFR; encoded by the coding sequence ATGAGCCTGTCCAACAACACCATCGCATTCGGTAAGCCACCGTACCGGGTGGGCCGCACCCTGTTGCCGAACGGGCTGCGCGTGGTCGCCGTCGAGACGCCGCACCTGCATAGCGCCACCGTCTGTCTCTACGTGCGCGCCGGCTCTCGCTACGAAGAGCGCGCGACCAACGGCCTGTCGCACTTCCTGGAGCACATGCTGTTTCGCGGCTCGGCGCTCTACCCGTCGTCGATGGCGCTCAACCGCGCGATCGAGGAGCTGGGCGGCACCCTCTACGCCGAGACCGGGCGCGACTATTCGCTGTACCAGATCGCGCTGCACCCGCGGTACATCCAGAGCGGGATGGAGATCCTGGGCGATCTCTTCGGCGCGCCCGAGTTTCGCGACATCGAGCTCGAACGCAAGATCGTCGTCGAAGAGATCCTAGAGGACCTCGACGACCGCGGGCGCAACGTCAACGTCGACGATCAGTCGCGCAAGCTGGCCTGGGGCGATCATCCGCTCGGCTATCCGATCACCGGGCCGCTCGGCAACGTGCGGCGGTTCTCGGTGGCCGACGTGCGCAAACATTTTCGGCGCTTCTACGGCGCCGCCAACATGGTGCTGACCGTGGCCGGGCCGGTGGCGGCCAAGACGGTTTACCAGCAGAGCCGCCACGCCTTCGCGCGCGTGCCGCGGGGCGCGCGGCGCAAGCCACCGCTGCCCAAGGCCGCCGGGCCGGGGCCGCGCTTCCGCACCGTGCACAACGAGTCGGCGCAGACGCAGGTGCACGTCCTGTTTCACGCGCTGCCCGAGACCGATCCCGACTACCTGGCGATGCGGGCGCTCGTGCGCGTGCTCGACGACGGGATGTCGACCCGGCTGCACTACCAGATCTGCGATCAGAAGGGGCTGGCCTATTCGGTGGCGGGGACGCTGCACTCGTACCACGACGCCGCGCTGCTGGAGATCGACGCCGCCTGCGCGCACCCCAAGCTGGCGGCGCTGGTGACCGAGGCGCTGGGGATGCTGGGCAAGTTCCGCGACGAGCCGGTGGCGGAGGACGAGCTCGACAAGGCCAAGCGGCGCTTCGTGGCCGACATCGAGGCTTGCTACGACGATCTGGACGGCCTGTCGAGCTGGTTCGGCGGCACCGAGCTGTTCGGGCGGGCCGACACGCAGGAGAACCGGGCGCGCGCGCTGGCCCGCGTGCGGCCGAGCGACA
- a CDS encoding DUF1592 domain-containing protein: MSGTGYLDRPGFRLAMSIVRRGRLAGVLQQQRAQPVLPGGFFWKFGAGPGEPGKFLTASPRIIPVLPIAPWTPPAEVWVRTSFARAGMVLAACVGLAACQGVIGDGGSTPGGGPAGDPRAGAGGSGQAAKGPDGCTVLPAPAQRLWRLSAEQWGAAVKDLLSLPAAPVLTARGGEATFAFFSDVSKGVDNAMMYNMYQVAQTAVGSPSVDGQVGTTIAPCAGTTAAAQTACATSFIQSFAAKAYRRPVDSTEVSDLIDLYSQGATQGQGYKAGIELVMRAVLVAPSFVYRTELGSPATANASGSYPATTLTPYEVASQLSFTLLGTLPDPDLTAAAANGSLGTTTGIEAQIKRLLALPAVQANITNIVLGWFNISQMYSKVHDPALLASLPMSEQDQMAIENDLATSTQSFVSDILWKGSGKIDDLLTSQTVYVNQRLATLYPGLTFANGTAPASDATFVAATWPASQGRAGLLTQPSWLWAQSDPAAMSIVKRGKAIHDNIVCADPIPPPIDLTTPSAKNVIACKSPDGTQTLSDCTTEQQKSQARMKFDPCQTCHSQIDPYASVLDNFGPIGDFQTSDGAGNAVDPTATFPATAPLASKTVTGAQAFAQALITSGHFDGCSIQQLASYAIGSQITTYNTCEINPVRAATDGSIQSLLTNLLKANFVRARAGGTQ; encoded by the coding sequence ATGTCCGGCACCGGCTATTTAGACAGGCCCGGTTTCAGGTTGGCGATGTCCATCGTGCGGCGCGGGCGCCTCGCAGGCGTTCTTCAGCAGCAGCGAGCCCAGCCCGTGCTGCCCGGCGGGTTCTTCTGGAAATTCGGGGCCGGGCCTGGTGAGCCGGGAAAGTTTTTAACGGCCTCCCCACGTATCATACCCGTGCTCCCAATTGCGCCCTGGACACCGCCAGCCGAGGTATGGGTGCGCACCAGCTTCGCCAGGGCCGGGATGGTGCTTGCTGCCTGCGTCGGGCTCGCCGCCTGCCAAGGCGTCATCGGCGACGGCGGTTCCACGCCGGGCGGCGGGCCGGCTGGCGATCCTCGGGCCGGGGCAGGTGGCTCCGGCCAGGCGGCGAAGGGCCCGGACGGATGCACGGTACTACCGGCGCCGGCTCAGCGCCTGTGGCGGCTTTCGGCGGAGCAGTGGGGCGCCGCGGTCAAGGACCTGCTGAGCCTGCCGGCGGCCCCCGTGCTGACCGCCCGCGGTGGTGAAGCCACGTTCGCATTCTTCAGCGACGTCTCCAAGGGCGTCGATAACGCCATGATGTACAACATGTACCAGGTGGCGCAGACGGCGGTCGGCTCGCCATCGGTCGATGGACAGGTCGGGACGACCATCGCTCCCTGCGCCGGGACGACCGCGGCGGCCCAGACGGCCTGCGCCACCAGCTTCATCCAGAGCTTCGCCGCCAAGGCGTACCGGCGTCCGGTCGACAGCACCGAGGTGTCCGACCTCATCGACCTTTACTCCCAGGGCGCCACGCAGGGACAGGGATACAAGGCGGGCATCGAGCTCGTGATGCGAGCGGTGCTGGTGGCCCCTTCGTTCGTTTACCGAACCGAGCTTGGATCTCCGGCGACAGCGAACGCCAGCGGAAGCTATCCCGCTACGACGCTCACGCCGTACGAAGTCGCCAGTCAACTCAGCTTCACGCTTCTCGGCACGCTGCCCGACCCGGACCTCACGGCGGCAGCCGCCAACGGCAGCCTGGGCACGACGACGGGTATCGAGGCGCAGATCAAGCGTTTGCTGGCGCTGCCGGCGGTCCAGGCCAACATCACGAACATCGTCCTCGGCTGGTTCAACATCAGCCAGATGTACTCGAAAGTGCACGATCCGGCGTTGCTTGCGTCGCTGCCAATGTCGGAGCAGGACCAGATGGCGATCGAGAACGATCTCGCGACCTCCACCCAGAGTTTCGTCAGCGACATTCTCTGGAAGGGCTCCGGCAAGATCGACGACCTCCTCACATCACAGACCGTCTACGTCAACCAGCGTCTGGCCACGCTGTATCCGGGGCTGACCTTCGCGAATGGCACGGCGCCAGCGAGCGATGCGACGTTCGTCGCGGCGACCTGGCCGGCGTCCCAGGGTCGCGCTGGCCTGCTGACCCAGCCGAGCTGGCTCTGGGCGCAGTCAGATCCAGCAGCCATGTCGATCGTGAAACGCGGCAAGGCCATCCACGACAACATCGTGTGCGCGGACCCGATCCCGCCGCCGATCGATCTCACGACGCCCTCGGCGAAGAACGTGATCGCCTGCAAATCGCCCGACGGCACGCAGACGCTGTCCGACTGCACGACGGAACAGCAGAAGTCGCAGGCGCGCATGAAGTTCGATCCCTGCCAGACCTGTCACAGCCAGATCGATCCGTACGCGTCGGTCCTGGACAACTTCGGTCCGATCGGAGACTTTCAAACCAGCGACGGGGCCGGGAACGCCGTGGACCCGACGGCCACGTTCCCGGCCACCGCGCCCTTGGCATCGAAGACGGTCACGGGCGCTCAGGCTTTCGCGCAGGCCCTCATCACCAGCGGCCACTTCGATGGTTGCTCGATCCAGCAACTCGCGAGCTATGCCATCGGGTCGCAGATCACGACCTACAACACCTGCGAGATCAATCCCGTCCGGGCGGCGACGGACGGCTCGATCCAGAGCCTGCTCACGAACTTGCTCAAGGCCAACTTCGTACGGGCCCGCGCCGGAGGCACCCAGTGA